In Deltaproteobacteria bacterium GWC2_65_14, one genomic interval encodes:
- a CDS encoding adenylosuccinate synthase encodes MKHIIVLGAQWGDEGKGKVVDIYSEFADTVVRATGGNNAGHTLVVGDEKFIFHLIPSGILHAGKTCVIGNGVVLDPRVLLSEIDKLKSRGYLQDDRQLRVALVSHILFPYHILLDRVREEKLGNRKIGTTARGIGPCYEDKAARTGIRACELLEPGVFAEKLRANLEVKNFLLKRYYGAEEIPFQPTLDEYLRYGERLAPHLADTSLFLSGEILRGAKLLFEGAQGTLLDIDHGTYPFVTSSNTTAGGLCTGSGVPPTRIGGVVGVSKAYTTRVGGGPFPTELLDEEGQWIRDRGNEYGSTTGRPRRCGWFDAPVIRYAKRLNGLNGIALTKLDVLSGLPRIRICVAYEIDGVRQEEVPLTLSGFERIQPVYRQVEGWTGEISTAREFDDLPKTAQKYVRLLEEVTGVEVTLVSIGAERNQTILRKNPFRA; translated from the coding sequence GTGAAGCACATCATCGTCCTCGGGGCCCAGTGGGGCGACGAGGGCAAGGGCAAGGTCGTCGACATCTACTCGGAGTTCGCCGACACGGTCGTTCGGGCCACCGGCGGGAACAACGCCGGGCACACGCTCGTGGTCGGCGACGAGAAGTTCATCTTCCACCTCATCCCCTCCGGGATCCTGCATGCCGGGAAAACGTGCGTGATCGGGAACGGAGTGGTGTTGGATCCCCGGGTGCTCCTCTCGGAGATCGACAAGCTGAAGTCCCGCGGCTACCTGCAGGACGACAGGCAGCTTCGGGTCGCGCTGGTGAGCCACATCCTCTTCCCGTACCACATCCTCCTCGACCGCGTGCGCGAGGAGAAGCTGGGGAACCGGAAGATCGGGACGACCGCCCGTGGGATCGGCCCCTGCTACGAGGACAAGGCCGCCAGGACCGGGATCCGGGCCTGCGAGCTGCTCGAGCCCGGGGTCTTCGCCGAGAAGCTGCGCGCGAACCTCGAGGTGAAGAACTTTCTGCTGAAGCGCTACTACGGGGCGGAGGAGATCCCGTTTCAGCCCACGCTGGACGAATACCTGCGCTACGGGGAGCGCCTCGCCCCCCATCTGGCCGACACCTCCCTCTTCCTCTCCGGGGAAATCCTGCGGGGGGCCAAGCTTCTCTTCGAGGGGGCCCAGGGGACCCTGCTGGACATCGATCACGGGACCTATCCGTTCGTCACTTCCTCGAACACCACCGCCGGGGGGCTCTGCACCGGGTCGGGCGTTCCCCCGACGAGGATCGGAGGGGTGGTGGGGGTCTCCAAGGCCTACACCACCCGGGTCGGCGGAGGCCCGTTTCCCACCGAACTGCTCGACGAGGAGGGGCAGTGGATCCGGGACCGGGGGAACGAATACGGCTCGACCACCGGAAGGCCGCGGCGCTGCGGGTGGTTCGACGCCCCCGTGATCCGTTACGCGAAGCGGCTGAACGGGTTGAACGGGATCGCGCTGACCAAGCTGGACGTTCTGTCCGGCCTGCCCCGCATCCGGATCTGCGTCGCCTACGAGATCGACGGAGTCCGGCAGGAGGAGGTTCCCCTCACGCTGTCCGGGTTCGAGAGGATCCAACCGGTCTACAGGCAGGTGGAGGGGTGGACCGGGGAGATTTCGACCGCCCGTGAATTCGACGACCTTCCGAAGACCGCCCAGAAGTATGTCCGCCTGCTGGAAGAGGTGACCGGGGTAGAGGTCACGCTCGTGTCGATCGGGGCCGAGCGGAACCAGACGATCCTCCGGAAAAACCCCTTCCGGGCTTGA
- a CDS encoding cytochrome BD ubiquinol oxidase subunit I — translation MPELILARIQMAMFFAFHILFAVAGMGMPVLMVLAEWAFLRTRKPVYAELARRWARGTAVLFAVGAVSGTVLSFELGLLWPRFMEFSGGVIGLPFALEGFAFFTEAIFLGIYLYGWEKVSPRLHLAAGVMVALGGVLSGVFVVSANGWMNSPAGFVLEGGRPVDISPLSAMANPAWGNMAIHMTLAAFAATGFAVAGIHAFQLLRDAGNRFHRAALVIALSVGGAAAVLQPLSGDLSARFVARNQPVKLAAMEGQWRTQRGAPLRIGGFPDPVSETTPYAIEIPRGLSLLAFHDPDAEVLGLSAVPRDERPDPRPVHAAFQVMLACGLCMAAVAVAGALLGWRRREAVFGRPFLLAVSACGPLGLLAVEAGWVVTEMGRQPWIIYKVMRTSEAVTPVGGLFLPFALFSLIYLALGIFAVRMLRRELAESPSFPGGGGPTG, via the coding sequence ATGCCGGAACTGATCCTGGCGCGGATCCAGATGGCGATGTTCTTCGCCTTCCACATCCTGTTCGCGGTGGCGGGGATGGGGATGCCGGTGTTGATGGTCCTCGCGGAGTGGGCGTTTCTGAGGACCCGCAAACCGGTGTATGCCGAACTGGCCCGGCGCTGGGCCCGGGGCACCGCCGTGCTCTTCGCGGTGGGGGCCGTCTCCGGGACGGTGCTCTCCTTCGAGCTCGGCCTGCTCTGGCCCCGGTTCATGGAGTTCTCCGGCGGGGTGATCGGCCTCCCGTTCGCGCTCGAGGGGTTCGCCTTCTTCACCGAGGCGATCTTCCTGGGGATCTACCTGTACGGATGGGAGAAGGTCTCTCCGCGCCTGCACCTTGCCGCGGGGGTGATGGTGGCGCTGGGCGGGGTCCTCTCCGGCGTGTTCGTGGTGTCCGCCAACGGCTGGATGAACAGCCCCGCGGGGTTTGTCCTCGAGGGGGGAAGGCCGGTCGACATTTCCCCGCTGTCGGCGATGGCCAACCCCGCGTGGGGGAACATGGCGATCCACATGACGCTGGCCGCCTTCGCCGCCACCGGGTTCGCCGTGGCGGGGATCCATGCCTTCCAGCTGCTGCGGGACGCGGGCAACCGCTTCCACCGCGCGGCGCTCGTCATCGCGCTGTCGGTCGGGGGAGCGGCTGCGGTCCTGCAGCCCTTGAGCGGCGATCTGAGCGCCCGCTTCGTGGCCCGCAACCAGCCGGTAAAGCTTGCCGCGATGGAAGGGCAGTGGAGGACCCAGCGCGGCGCTCCCTTGCGGATCGGCGGCTTCCCGGATCCCGTGAGTGAAACCACCCCGTACGCGATCGAGATCCCGCGGGGGTTGAGCCTCCTCGCCTTCCACGACCCGGACGCCGAGGTCCTCGGGCTGTCCGCGGTTCCCCGGGACGAGAGGCCCGATCCGCGGCCGGTCCACGCGGCGTTCCAGGTCATGCTTGCCTGTGGGCTCTGCATGGCGGCGGTGGCGGTCGCGGGCGCCCTTCTCGGCTGGAGGCGCCGGGAGGCCGTTTTCGGCCGGCCGTTCCTGCTGGCCGTCTCGGCCTGCGGACCGCTGGGCCTTCTCGCCGTGGAGGCCGGCTGGGTCGTGACCGAAATGGGGCGGCAGCCCTGGATCATCTACAAGGTGATGCGGACTTCGGAGGCCGTGACCCCGGTGGGCGGGCTTTTCCTGCCGTTCGCCCTCTTTTCCCTGATCTATCTCGCGCTCGGCATCTTCGCGGTGCGGATGCTGCGCCGGGAGCTGGCGGAGAGCCCTTCCTTCCCCGGGGGCGGAGGACCGACCGGATGA
- a CDS encoding Fis family transcriptional regulator: MKGTVLVVDDERNQREILGAILKGEGYRPVLAGNGEEALAAVEREPVDLVLTDLVMPGMGGEQLVEALLARNPGIPILVNSAYGTIQTAVDAIKKGAYYYFEKPVDKARLLIIIERAIETLRLRESHRALSERLFPGASPVIGEHSAIREIKRILPRVARSDATVLLTGESGTGKEVVSRNLHSLSGRSKAPFLAVNCASLPDTLFESELFGHEKGAFTGAHRREIGLFEAAEGGTLFLDEIGEVRLDTQAKLLRALQEKEIRRVGGKENIPVNVRIIATTNRDLGEEVRTGRFRSDLFYRLNILKMSLPPLRERMSDIPSLAQHFLGKHGEKGVPPVREITREGMRLLMRYSWPGNVRELSSVIERAVVLAEEGKITPDELPPELRDETPSETSPGGGAPSRRLELPPSGLDFERLEENLLRQAVERSGGVHARGAELLSMSYKTYIYRLKKFGIIPS, translated from the coding sequence GTGAAGGGAACGGTGCTGGTCGTCGACGACGAGCGGAACCAGCGGGAGATCCTGGGGGCGATCCTGAAGGGGGAGGGATACCGTCCCGTCCTCGCCGGAAACGGGGAAGAGGCGCTGGCCGCCGTGGAGCGCGAGCCGGTCGACCTCGTGCTGACCGATCTCGTCATGCCCGGTATGGGGGGGGAGCAGCTGGTCGAAGCGCTGCTGGCCCGTAACCCGGGGATCCCGATCCTGGTGAACAGCGCCTACGGGACGATCCAGACCGCGGTGGACGCCATCAAGAAGGGGGCCTACTACTACTTCGAGAAGCCGGTGGACAAGGCCCGGCTCCTGATCATCATCGAGCGGGCGATCGAGACCCTGCGCCTGCGGGAGTCCCACCGGGCGCTGTCGGAGCGGCTGTTTCCGGGGGCGTCCCCGGTCATCGGGGAGCATTCCGCGATCCGGGAGATCAAGCGGATCCTCCCGAGGGTGGCCCGGAGCGACGCCACCGTGCTGCTGACGGGGGAGAGCGGGACGGGGAAGGAGGTGGTCTCCCGGAACCTCCATTCCCTGAGCGGGCGCAGCAAGGCCCCCTTTCTCGCGGTGAACTGCGCCTCCCTTCCCGACACCCTGTTCGAGAGCGAGCTCTTCGGACACGAGAAGGGGGCCTTCACGGGGGCCCACCGTCGGGAGATCGGCCTGTTCGAGGCGGCGGAGGGGGGGACCCTCTTCCTGGACGAGATCGGGGAGGTTCGGCTCGACACCCAGGCGAAGCTGCTCCGGGCGCTGCAGGAGAAGGAGATCCGCCGGGTAGGGGGAAAAGAGAATATCCCGGTGAATGTCCGGATCATCGCCACCACGAACCGGGACCTCGGGGAGGAGGTGCGGACCGGGAGATTCCGTTCCGATCTCTTCTACCGGCTGAACATCCTGAAGATGTCGCTTCCCCCCCTGCGGGAGAGGATGTCGGACATCCCATCCCTCGCGCAGCACTTCCTGGGGAAGCACGGGGAGAAGGGGGTGCCCCCCGTCCGGGAGATCACCCGGGAGGGGATGCGCCTGCTCATGCGCTACTCCTGGCCTGGGAATGTGCGGGAGCTCTCTTCGGTGATCGAGCGGGCGGTCGTTCTGGCCGAGGAGGGGAAGATCACCCCGGACGAGCTCCCCCCGGAGCTCCGGGACGAAACGCCTTCCGAAACCTCCCCGGGAGGCGGCGCCCCCTCCCGCCGTCTCGAATTGCCCCCATCCGGTCTGGATTTCGAACGTCTGGAGGAGAACCTGCTCCGGCAGGCGGTCGAGCGCTCGGGCGGGGTGCACGCACGGGGGGCCGAACTTCTCTCCATGAGCTACAAGACCTACATCTACCGGCTGAAAAAGTTCGGCATCATCCCCTCCTGA
- a CDS encoding methionine biosynthesis protein MetW — MAEGARIDHSVILDLVPAGARVLDLGCGDGALLEKLVRQKGVIGRGIEISEPGVRDCIAKGLTVLQGDIDEGLRDYPDNSFDYVILNQTLQAAKKPDVVLTEMLRVGKKGIVGFPNFAYWKMRLYVLLFGRMPKTEFLPFEWYDTPNIHFCSILDFTDYCARNGLAVEKTVYLSTDRGGRVLQGMRPNLFAENAVYLLSRGGR; from the coding sequence ATGGCCGAAGGGGCGAGAATCGACCACAGCGTGATCCTCGACCTCGTGCCCGCCGGGGCCAGGGTCCTCGACCTGGGATGCGGGGACGGGGCGCTCCTGGAGAAGCTGGTCCGGCAAAAGGGGGTAATCGGCCGGGGGATCGAGATCTCCGAGCCGGGGGTCCGCGACTGCATCGCGAAGGGGCTGACCGTCCTCCAGGGCGACATCGACGAGGGCTTGCGGGACTACCCGGACAACTCCTTCGACTACGTCATCCTGAACCAGACGCTCCAGGCGGCGAAGAAGCCCGACGTGGTCCTCACGGAGATGCTGCGGGTGGGGAAGAAGGGGATCGTGGGGTTCCCGAATTTCGCCTACTGGAAGATGCGGCTCTACGTGCTCCTCTTCGGGAGGATGCCGAAGACCGAGTTCCTCCCGTTCGAATGGTACGACACCCCGAACATCCACTTCTGCTCGATTCTCGATTTCACCGACTACTGCGCCCGCAACGGCCTTGCCGTGGAGAAGACCGTCTACCTGTCGACCGACCGCGGGGGCCGGGTGCTCCAGGGGATGCGTCCGAACCTCTTCGCGGAAAACGCGGTCTACCTGCTCTCCCGGGGGGGGCGCTGA
- a CDS encoding phosphoglycerate dehydrogenase yields MKVLALDNLQQVGIDVFLKEGIEVDVKGKMTPEELAAVIDQYDAVVVRGATKATAAVFEKITRLKVIGRAGSGTDNIDKVAATKRGVVVMNTPGGNTVTTGEHAISLMLALSRQIPQATASMRSGKWEKNKFMGTELTGKVLGIVGLGNIGKVVAERGLGLRMTVLGFDPYVSKEDAQRLGVEPVTLDELYARSDVITFHTPLTPETKNMVNAGTIAKMKKGVFLVNCARGALIHEADLLAALESGQVKGAALDVFPVEPPPPDTPLFAHPNVILTPHLGAATTEAQENVALLIAEQICDFLLRGSIRNSVNFPSVSAELLPTLKPFLDLCERLGAFHGQLLDSPLKELRVEYLGEVGKLGTAPLTISVLKGLLQYQTEEVNLVNARMVAEERGVKVVEAKAAKSEEYASLVRVAVVTEKGEFSVSGTTFGPMPRIVKINLFPIEAELSGGMLMLQNLDVPGVVGRLGTFLGEKGINIAGLRLGRKEAGGTAISLINVDNPVPEKVLAQLSKLPNITAAKYLTF; encoded by the coding sequence ATGAAGGTGCTCGCCCTCGACAACCTGCAGCAGGTGGGAATCGACGTCTTTCTCAAGGAAGGGATCGAGGTGGACGTGAAGGGGAAGATGACGCCGGAGGAACTGGCCGCCGTGATCGACCAATACGACGCAGTCGTGGTCCGCGGCGCGACCAAGGCGACTGCCGCGGTATTCGAGAAGATCACCCGCCTGAAGGTGATCGGCCGGGCCGGCAGCGGGACCGACAACATCGACAAGGTGGCGGCGACCAAGCGGGGCGTCGTCGTGATGAACACCCCGGGGGGAAACACCGTGACCACCGGGGAGCATGCGATCTCCCTGATGCTGGCGCTGTCCCGCCAGATCCCGCAGGCGACCGCCTCCATGCGGTCAGGGAAGTGGGAGAAGAACAAGTTCATGGGAACCGAGCTCACCGGGAAGGTCCTGGGGATCGTGGGGCTGGGCAATATCGGCAAGGTCGTCGCGGAGCGGGGGCTGGGGCTCCGGATGACCGTCCTCGGCTTCGACCCGTACGTGTCGAAGGAGGATGCCCAGCGGCTCGGGGTGGAGCCGGTGACGCTCGACGAGCTGTACGCCCGGTCCGACGTCATCACCTTCCACACCCCGCTGACTCCGGAAACCAAGAACATGGTGAACGCCGGGACGATCGCGAAGATGAAGAAGGGGGTTTTCCTGGTGAACTGCGCACGGGGAGCGTTGATCCATGAGGCGGATCTTCTGGCCGCCCTGGAGTCGGGACAGGTGAAAGGCGCCGCGCTCGACGTCTTCCCGGTGGAGCCGCCTCCGCCCGACACCCCGCTCTTCGCGCATCCGAACGTCATCCTGACCCCCCATCTCGGCGCCGCGACCACCGAGGCGCAGGAGAACGTGGCGTTGCTGATCGCGGAGCAGATCTGCGACTTCCTGCTGCGGGGATCGATCCGCAACTCCGTGAATTTTCCCTCCGTGTCGGCGGAGCTCCTCCCCACGCTCAAGCCGTTTCTCGATCTCTGCGAGAGGCTCGGCGCGTTCCACGGGCAGCTGCTGGATTCCCCGCTCAAGGAGCTCCGTGTGGAGTACCTCGGGGAGGTCGGCAAGTTGGGGACGGCCCCGCTGACGATCTCGGTCCTGAAGGGGCTGCTGCAGTATCAGACCGAGGAGGTCAACCTCGTGAACGCCCGGATGGTGGCCGAGGAGCGGGGGGTCAAGGTCGTCGAGGCGAAGGCGGCCAAGAGCGAGGAGTATGCCAGCCTGGTCCGGGTGGCGGTGGTCACGGAGAAGGGGGAGTTCTCCGTCTCCGGCACCACCTTCGGGCCGATGCCCCGGATCGTGAAGATCAACCTGTTCCCCATCGAGGCGGAGCTCTCCGGCGGGATGCTGATGCTGCAGAACCTGGACGTGCCCGGCGTCGTCGGCCGTCTGGGGACCTTCCTCGGGGAGAAGGGGATCAACATCGCGGGGCTGCGGCTCGGACGGAAGGAGGCGGGCGGGACCGCCATCTCCCTGATCAACGTCGACAACCCCGTCCCGGAGAAGGTGCTGGCGCAGCTCTCCAAGCTGCCGAACATCACCGCCGCGAAATATCTCACCTTTTAG
- a CDS encoding alpha-glucan phosphorylase, with protein MKIREFQVRPNIPPAIAPIREIAMNLWFSWNWEAVQLFMRLNPELWEKSYQNPVLMLGSLSQEELDAAAGDESFVANVRRVHEHLVEYLRASGWFREVHGGETDFLAAYFSCEYGIDEGLPIYSGGLGVLSGDHLKSASDLGLPLVGVGLLYQKGYFRQVLNLDGWQRELYPDNDWYNMPVSIERGPEGEERSIEVEIGGEPVRARIWRVQVGRVPLYLLDSNVPENSPRGREITGTLYGGDREMRIRQEILLGIGGIRALRALGLAPTVFHMNEGHSAFLALERIRAHMADHGLSFAEARERVFATSVFTTHTPVPAGNELFSTELMRKYLQPMAEQLGLPWQEFLGLGQLASAKSPDFGMTVLALRMAASANGVSRLHAEISRRMWKDLWPGLQESEVPIRSLTNGIHTRTWLSHEMGDLFARYLGPRFIERPADHSVWDRVESIPPVELWKVHETRRERLVFFVRKRLKKQLLRQGAGLSSLRAAEEVLHPEALTIGFSRRFATYKRAGLLFRQPERLIRMLTEQDRPVQILFAGKAHPQDLPAKELVKSVVHFASDPRLRHRIVFLEDYDINVARYLVQGVDVWLNTPRRPQEASGTSGMKAAANGALNVSVLDGWWCEGYAMDTGWAIGSGEVYGDPEEQDQVECEALFNLLESEVIPLFYERDKGGLPREWIAMMKTSMRKLGSRFNSLRMVQEYAERLYLPSHRAGARLAEDGFAGARELSAWRGKVTAGWSRISLRVDGAGKREDLLVGGDVEVRVRADLGPLSAGDVAVEVYYGPVDPMGEIREGEIVRAEHFGREGSEEIFRAAIPCRRSGRHGFAARVVPRHPDLVNPFTPLLLTWE; from the coding sequence ATGAAGATCCGGGAATTCCAGGTCCGCCCGAACATTCCGCCCGCGATCGCACCGATCCGGGAGATCGCGATGAACCTCTGGTTCTCCTGGAACTGGGAGGCAGTCCAGCTCTTCATGCGGTTGAACCCGGAGCTCTGGGAGAAGTCCTACCAGAACCCGGTCCTGATGCTCGGCTCCCTGTCGCAGGAGGAGTTGGATGCGGCGGCCGGGGATGAGAGCTTCGTGGCGAACGTCCGGCGGGTGCACGAGCATCTGGTCGAGTATCTCCGGGCCTCGGGATGGTTCCGCGAGGTCCACGGCGGGGAAACGGACTTTCTGGCCGCCTATTTCTCCTGCGAATACGGGATCGACGAGGGGCTCCCCATCTACTCGGGGGGCTTAGGGGTTCTTTCCGGGGACCACCTGAAGTCGGCGTCGGACCTGGGGCTTCCGCTGGTCGGGGTGGGGCTTCTGTACCAGAAGGGATATTTCCGGCAGGTCCTGAACCTCGACGGCTGGCAGCGTGAGCTCTACCCGGACAACGACTGGTACAACATGCCGGTTTCGATCGAGCGGGGCCCGGAAGGGGAGGAACGGTCGATCGAGGTGGAGATCGGCGGAGAGCCGGTCCGGGCCAGGATCTGGCGGGTCCAGGTCGGCCGCGTCCCCCTCTACCTGCTCGACAGCAACGTCCCGGAGAATTCCCCCCGGGGGCGCGAGATCACCGGGACCCTCTACGGGGGGGACCGGGAGATGCGGATCCGCCAGGAGATCCTGCTCGGCATCGGGGGGATCCGGGCCTTGCGCGCGCTGGGGCTCGCGCCGACCGTCTTCCACATGAACGAGGGGCATTCGGCCTTCCTCGCGCTCGAGCGGATCCGGGCCCACATGGCGGACCACGGTCTCTCCTTCGCCGAGGCCCGCGAGCGGGTGTTCGCCACGAGCGTCTTCACCACCCACACGCCGGTTCCGGCGGGGAACGAGCTCTTCTCCACCGAGCTGATGCGGAAATACCTCCAGCCGATGGCGGAGCAGCTCGGCCTTCCCTGGCAGGAGTTTCTCGGGCTCGGCCAGCTGGCCTCGGCGAAGTCGCCGGATTTCGGAATGACGGTGCTCGCGCTGCGGATGGCCGCTTCCGCGAACGGGGTGAGCCGCCTCCATGCCGAAATCTCCCGGCGGATGTGGAAGGACCTTTGGCCCGGACTCCAGGAATCGGAGGTTCCCATCCGGAGCCTCACGAACGGGATCCATACCCGCACCTGGCTGAGCCACGAGATGGGGGACCTCTTCGCCCGGTACCTCGGCCCCCGCTTCATCGAGCGGCCGGCCGACCACTCTGTCTGGGACCGCGTGGAGTCGATTCCCCCCGTCGAGCTCTGGAAGGTCCACGAGACCCGGAGGGAGCGTCTCGTGTTCTTCGTGCGGAAGCGGCTCAAGAAGCAGCTCCTGCGCCAGGGGGCCGGGCTTTCCTCCCTGCGGGCGGCCGAGGAGGTCCTCCACCCGGAGGCGCTGACGATCGGGTTCTCCCGGCGCTTTGCCACCTACAAGCGGGCGGGTCTGCTCTTCCGGCAGCCCGAGCGCCTGATCCGGATGCTCACCGAGCAGGACCGCCCCGTCCAGATCCTCTTCGCGGGGAAGGCCCACCCGCAGGACCTTCCCGCGAAGGAGCTGGTCAAGTCGGTCGTCCATTTCGCCTCGGACCCCCGCCTCCGGCACCGGATCGTGTTCCTCGAGGATTACGATATCAACGTCGCGCGATACCTCGTCCAGGGGGTGGATGTCTGGCTGAACACCCCGAGGCGCCCGCAGGAGGCGTCGGGGACCAGCGGGATGAAGGCCGCGGCCAACGGGGCGCTGAACGTTTCCGTCCTGGACGGCTGGTGGTGCGAGGGGTACGCGATGGACACGGGGTGGGCGATCGGAAGCGGGGAGGTCTACGGCGACCCCGAGGAGCAGGACCAGGTCGAGTGCGAGGCCCTCTTCAACCTGCTGGAGAGCGAGGTGATCCCCCTGTTCTACGAACGGGACAAGGGGGGGCTTCCGCGGGAGTGGATCGCGATGATGAAAACGTCGATGCGGAAGCTGGGCTCCCGGTTCAACAGCCTGCGGATGGTCCAGGAGTATGCGGAGCGGCTCTATCTCCCGTCCCACCGGGCGGGAGCCCGCCTGGCGGAGGACGGGTTCGCCGGGGCGAGGGAGCTTTCGGCCTGGAGAGGGAAGGTCACGGCGGGGTGGTCGCGGATATCGCTTCGTGTGGACGGAGCGGGAAAGCGGGAGGACCTTCTCGTCGGCGGCGACGTGGAGGTCAGGGTCCGGGCCGATCTCGGCCCCCTGTCGGCCGGCGACGTGGCGGTGGAGGTCTATTACGGCCCGGTCGACCCGATGGGAGAGATCCGGGAGGGGGAGATCGTCCGGGCCGAGCATTTCGGCCGGGAGGGAAGCGAGGAGATCTTCCGGGCGGCGATCCCCTGCCGCAGGAGCGGGCGCCACGGGTTCGCGGCGCGCGTCGTCCCCCGGCACCCCGATCTCGTGAATCCGTTCACTCCCCTGCTGCTGACCTGGGAGTAG
- a CDS encoding c-type cytochrome biogenesis protein CcsB, translated as MLNVRLFDITTLLFGVASVGYISSLYGKRESLARLATWVCVGAAVVSTAALGVRWVESYNMGIGRIPVTNLYESLVFFAWSVNLFYLFVEWKYKNRTFGAFVLPIAFGTMLFALTNESGIQPLVPALQSYWLHAHVITCFVGYAAFAVSAGVAVMYLMKAKREGSKAEGGVVALFPGTQMLDDLVYRTIVWGFPFLTAGIITGAAWANYAWGTYWSWDPKETWSLIVWLVYAAFLHARVTRGWHGRRAAILSIVGFLATIMCYLGVNLVLSGLHSYGGS; from the coding sequence ATGCTGAACGTCCGACTGTTCGACATCACGACGCTTCTCTTCGGCGTGGCTTCCGTCGGCTACATCTCCTCCCTCTACGGAAAGAGGGAGTCGCTGGCCCGCCTGGCGACCTGGGTCTGCGTGGGGGCGGCCGTCGTCTCGACCGCGGCCCTCGGCGTCCGGTGGGTGGAATCCTACAACATGGGGATCGGCCGGATCCCGGTGACCAACCTGTACGAGTCGCTGGTCTTCTTTGCCTGGTCGGTCAACCTGTTCTACCTGTTCGTCGAGTGGAAGTACAAGAACCGCACCTTCGGCGCCTTCGTCCTTCCGATCGCCTTCGGCACGATGCTGTTCGCCCTCACGAACGAGAGCGGCATCCAGCCGCTGGTCCCGGCGCTCCAGTCCTACTGGCTCCACGCGCACGTGATCACCTGCTTTGTCGGGTACGCCGCCTTCGCGGTGTCCGCCGGCGTCGCGGTGATGTATCTCATGAAGGCAAAGCGGGAGGGTTCGAAGGCGGAGGGGGGGGTCGTGGCGCTCTTCCCCGGGACGCAGATGCTCGACGACCTGGTCTACAGGACGATCGTGTGGGGGTTCCCCTTCCTGACCGCCGGGATCATCACGGGGGCCGCCTGGGCGAACTACGCCTGGGGGACCTACTGGTCCTGGGACCCGAAGGAAACCTGGTCGCTGATCGTCTGGCTGGTCTACGCGGCCTTCCTGCACGCGCGGGTCACCCGGGGGTGGCACGGCCGCCGGGCGGCGATCCTGTCGATCGTCGGCTTTCTGGCCACCATCATGTGCTACCTGGGAGTCAACCTGGTGCTCTCCGGCCTCCACTCCTACGGCGGCTCGTAA
- a CDS encoding homoserine O-acetyltransferase: MPHRKEPGSVGLVRKKFYTFAEPPHEMPLDCGAKLGPITLAYETYGKLNRDKSNAILILHALSGDSHAAGRYAETDKQAGWWDNTIGPGKAFDTDKYFILCSNVIGGCQGSTGPASTNPATGREYGLSFPMITVGDMVRAQVHLVDHLGIDRLLAVAGGSMGGMQALQWAVSHPERVVSSIPIATTSKLSPQGIAFNEVGRVAIMKDPHFQGGDYYGRELPRDGLSLARMIGHITYLSDDSMHEKFGRRLRGKKAFGYDFNVDFEVESYLRHKGGAFVDRFDSNSYLYITKAIDYFDLSLPGGSLVETMRKATAKFLIISFKSDWLYPPYQSREIVKALMGNGVDVTYCEIDSRYGHDAFLLDEGEMSKIMTNFLANVASKAGVAAGASA, from the coding sequence ATGCCCCACAGGAAGGAGCCCGGCTCGGTCGGGCTGGTCAGGAAGAAATTCTACACCTTCGCGGAGCCCCCCCACGAGATGCCGCTGGACTGCGGCGCGAAGCTGGGTCCCATCACCCTGGCCTACGAGACCTACGGGAAGCTGAACCGGGACAAGAGCAACGCCATCCTGATCCTCCACGCCCTGTCCGGCGATTCCCACGCGGCGGGCCGGTACGCGGAAACGGACAAGCAAGCGGGGTGGTGGGACAACACGATCGGTCCGGGGAAGGCGTTCGACACCGACAAGTACTTCATCCTCTGCTCCAACGTGATCGGCGGATGCCAGGGCAGCACCGGTCCCGCCTCGACCAACCCGGCGACCGGGAGGGAGTACGGGCTCTCCTTTCCCATGATCACCGTCGGCGACATGGTGCGCGCGCAGGTCCACCTCGTCGACCACCTGGGAATCGACCGCCTGCTCGCCGTCGCGGGGGGATCGATGGGAGGGATGCAGGCGCTGCAGTGGGCCGTCTCCCATCCCGAGCGGGTGGTCTCGTCGATCCCGATCGCCACGACCTCGAAACTCTCCCCGCAGGGGATCGCCTTCAACGAGGTCGGGCGGGTCGCGATCATGAAGGATCCCCATTTCCAGGGCGGGGACTATTACGGGAGGGAGCTTCCGCGGGACGGGCTGTCGCTCGCCCGGATGATCGGGCACATCACCTATCTCTCCGACGACTCGATGCACGAGAAGTTCGGGCGGAGGCTGCGGGGGAAGAAGGCGTTCGGCTACGACTTCAACGTCGATTTCGAGGTGGAGAGCTACCTCCGGCACAAGGGGGGGGCCTTCGTCGACCGGTTCGACTCGAACTCCTACCTCTACATCACGAAGGCGATCGACTACTTCGATCTTTCCCTCCCGGGCGGGTCTCTGGTCGAGACGATGCGGAAGGCCACGGCGAAGTTCCTGATCATCTCCTTCAAGTCCGACTGGCTCTATCCTCCCTACCAGTCCCGGGAGATCGTCAAGGCCCTCATGGGGAACGGCGTGGATGTCACCTACTGCGAGATCGACTCCCGGTACGGGCACGACGCCTTCCTCCTGGACGAGGGGGAGATGTCGAAGATCATGACGAACTTCCTCGCCAACGTCGCCTCGAAGGCCGGCGTCGCGGCCGGGGCGTCCGCCTGA